A stretch of Halalkalicoccus jeotgali B3 DNA encodes these proteins:
- a CDS encoding DNA primase family protein: protein MTDYSFSAEYKDSLFDESGNLTYNNSRFKGEPVDLSEDSEGEENDDDDGTMTFATNTEDIDDNESETEKSDEKLFQRRLERKERIDKQKKSHRTENKPHDSHDKTSLEPDSDSWSEILAMYENDDFGDTKKADYRAAEKLVEEYHIKTLESSEEVFWYDESEGTYKENGGKKVDKVLNDRLKWLCDNRTKGEVKSRLQSMSWVMEDTVFNPPEGFICVKNGVLNLTDPDNPELEDHSPEYGFRKNMDTPYIEGAENQLFVDSLEETVQDKDLEKLQEYTGIALEDWEQPTKMAVLIGPQNAGKGTYLHAIESIFGKGNVAAEPIKELADSRWSTNSLKDRPLNIANELSTEKVNHQEAVKTLTGGGDSKRAEDKGDSVYEFIPTSNHLFATNQLPEMPGADGIFYNRFLFVDFPQTVPKEDRDASLDEKMVESEQRRAGILNWLIEGYARIKSRGKTGYTNELSEADKISKWHSYGSSIERFIETCIETDEAVEDDARTKKDLYQTYLRMSKDANLPCKAQATLTGKLKKLPGVREYRGYQENVDNPYFDETARPDSLRGIDFTNIGNEYFWDAVESDTPEMEDMVEGDNQTRESF from the coding sequence ATGACGGACTACAGCTTTAGCGCGGAGTATAAGGATAGCCTTTTTGACGAATCTGGCAATCTCACCTACAATAATTCCCGATTTAAGGGTGAGCCAGTTGATTTGAGTGAAGATTCTGAAGGAGAGGAAAATGATGATGATGATGGGACAATGACTTTTGCGACAAATACGGAAGATATTGATGACAATGAGAGTGAAACGGAGAAAAGCGACGAAAAACTCTTTCAAAGACGGTTAGAGAGAAAAGAGAGGATTGACAAGCAGAAGAAATCCCACAGAACCGAAAACAAACCCCATGACAGCCATGATAAGACATCCCTTGAACCGGACTCTGATAGCTGGTCCGAGATTCTGGCCATGTACGAGAACGATGATTTCGGGGATACCAAAAAGGCCGATTACAGGGCCGCAGAGAAACTTGTAGAGGAATACCATATCAAGACCTTAGAGTCCTCTGAAGAGGTCTTCTGGTATGATGAGTCCGAGGGTACCTACAAAGAGAATGGTGGTAAGAAGGTCGATAAAGTCCTTAATGACCGTCTGAAGTGGTTGTGTGATAACCGCACTAAGGGAGAAGTAAAATCGAGGCTTCAGAGTATGTCATGGGTCATGGAGGATACGGTATTCAACCCACCAGAAGGCTTCATTTGTGTCAAGAATGGTGTCTTGAATCTCACTGACCCAGATAATCCGGAATTGGAGGACCATTCCCCCGAGTATGGATTCCGGAAGAACATGGATACTCCCTACATTGAAGGAGCGGAAAATCAGCTATTCGTTGATTCCTTGGAAGAAACTGTTCAAGACAAAGACCTCGAAAAACTCCAGGAATATACCGGAATAGCCCTCGAAGACTGGGAGCAACCAACGAAAATGGCAGTCCTCATTGGCCCTCAGAACGCTGGCAAAGGAACGTATCTCCATGCCATTGAATCCATCTTTGGGAAGGGCAACGTTGCAGCAGAGCCGATAAAGGAGTTGGCAGATAGTAGATGGTCTACTAACTCTCTGAAGGACCGGCCTCTGAATATTGCAAACGAGCTGTCTACTGAAAAGGTAAACCACCAAGAAGCGGTAAAGACCCTTACTGGGGGCGGGGACTCTAAACGGGCCGAAGATAAAGGAGATTCAGTGTATGAGTTTATCCCTACTTCCAATCATCTGTTTGCTACCAACCAGCTTCCCGAAATGCCAGGAGCCGATGGGATATTTTACAACCGTTTCCTGTTCGTGGATTTCCCCCAGACAGTCCCCAAAGAAGACAGAGATGCGAGCTTGGATGAAAAAATGGTTGAATCCGAACAGAGACGGGCTGGAATCCTAAATTGGCTTATTGAAGGATATGCTCGTATCAAATCTCGAGGGAAGACTGGGTATACTAATGAGTTATCTGAGGCCGACAAGATAAGCAAGTGGCACTCTTACGGGTCAAGCATTGAGAGGTTCATTGAAACCTGCATCGAGACTGATGAGGCCGTTGAGGATGATGCACGGACTAAGAAAGACCTCTATCAGACGTATCTTCGGATGAGTAAGGATGCTAACCTCCCCTGTAAGGCTCAAGCCACTCTTACTGGGAAACTGAAGAAACTCCCCGGTGTTCGGGAGTATCGGGGTTATCAGGAGAACGTGGATAATCCCTACTTTGATGAGACAGCTCGACCGGATTCTCTGAGAGGGATTGATTTTACCAATATAGGAAATGAATACTTCTGGGATGCAGTAGAATCTGATACGCCAGAAATGGAAGACATGGTTGAGGGCGATAATCAAACCAGAGAGAGTTTCTGA